TGGGTTTATTACTCCTTACCAGGCTAGATTCAATTTCTTTGGATCCTAATGTTCCCATTTTGCTTGACCATTACATAAGAATACTGCACAATTGCCGGATATACATCTTTCGGCAGCAAGCCCCCTTATGGGACTGAATACAAAGGACTGTATTATTTCAGGTGCAGTTTTCGGCAATGCTGCAATGCTTGACGGAATGACTCAGAGAATACAGGATACTCTTTCTGAAAAAGCTGCTGTTATTGTTACCGGCGGAAATGCCGGGAGTATTATTCCTGTTTGCCGTACTGAGGTTATTTATGAACCTGAATTGCTTATTTCAGGGTTGTTTGAGCTTTATTACGAGAATAGTTAATATATTTCCTATTCTGCATTTGTTATTTTATTTTTCAAATTATAATTTTATTCAACAAAAAAGAATCTGTCCAAAAAACAGATTCTTTTTTTATTTATTAAAACCCGAATGTATAACCTAGTCCTAATGTTACTCTGCTGAAATCAGCTTTTGAAGATTCTACAGTTGTTCCATTGCTTTTAAAATCAACATCTGAAAAATTCGCCTGATATGATAAATCAGCTACAAAACCTTTGTATGTTACTCCAGCACCTAAACCATAGTAAAATCCATTTTTAGCTTCTACATCTAAGTCTACTTGAGTACCGTCGTTATACTTTAATTTCATTGTTCCATCATTCATATTAAATGAATATCCCACATTTGCCTTGATATAAGGTGTTATTTCTGTAGAATTTTTGAAATTATATCTTCCAGTAACATATAAAGGTATTGAATCATATAGATCACCCTCTGTTGTATAGCTGTATGATCCTCTATAATTAGATTGTGACTTTAATTTCCCGTGATCCTGATAAGCTAAACCAGCACCTAATTCAAAATTATAAGGTAATTCCTTTCTGTATTCAACTGCCAATTCATATGAAAATTTTGCATCTTCACTTACATCATAATAGTTATGCTGGAATGTCGAACCAAGATCAAACCCTGCTCTTACCTCTACTTTGTTTCCTTCTGCATATAATGCAGCACTTGCTAATAGTCCAGCTACTAGTAAAAATTTTCTCATATCTTTCCTCCCGTTTTTAGTATTGAATTCCCCCAAGTCTTATTATTACTAATTGTTCTTACGGAAATTTCTTCTCAAGTTCCTCACTTGTACAATTACTATAACATTCCAATGTGAACTCAATGTGAAGATAATAAAATTTTCCGTATAAAAAAAGCCCCGTTTAATTATTTTATTAATTAACGGAGCATATAAATACATAAACTCTTATTTAAATTTTACTTCTAATACTTTTGTTTCTCCGGCTATTGCATCTCCAGAAGATTTTTCAAGTCCTGCGAACTCATCTATATTTGAAATTATCACAGGTGTAATCACTGTTTTTGCATTTGCTTTTAAAAATTCATAATCATATTTAATTATAGGTGTTCCTCTTTTTACTGTTTTTCCTTCTTCTACCAGTCTTTCGAATCCTTTTCCTTCAAGCTGGACTGTGTCAATCCCAAAGTGAACAAATAATTCTATTCCTGAATCTGTTACTATACTAAAAGCATGGTTAGTATCAAATATTTTTTCCACTTTACCATCTATAGGGGCTAAAATAAGGTCTCCGCCGCTTGGTTCAATTGCTATCCCGTCTCCAACCATTTTTTCAGCAAAAACTGCATCGGGTACTTCCTCCACAGGTACTATTTTCCCGTTTAATGGGGCGAATATCTTCCCATCAAAATCTTTTTTATCGTCTTTTCCTTTGAACAGATTAAATAATCCCATTTTACCACCTTCCTAAAATTATATCTAAATTTCATTACTAGCATATCATAAGAACTTATAATAGTCAATTAGACTTTTCAAGGTTTTTTATCTCTATTTCAAGTTTATCCAACAAGACATTAAGTTGTTTGCTGACCGCTTTTATTGTTTCCTTTTTCTCAAGATCCACTCCTGCCTTTTTCAGCTGTTCCATCGGGAAGTCATTCCCCCCCGAACTTAAAAGTTCCATATATTTTTGTCTGGCTTCTTCTTTTTTCTTAGGATTTTTTTCATTTATTATCTTATCATAAAGTATCGCAGAAGATGCAAAACATGTTGCATACTGATAAACATAAAACGGAGAGTTATAAAAATGTGGTATTCTTGCCCATACTGAATATAAAAGCTCGTCTTCCGCCATTTCATTACCGTAATAATCCTTAAACAGCTGTTTCATAATTCCGTCTAATGCATCGGGAGTTATCGGTTTTCCTTCATCTGCCAGCTGGTGTGCCTGATACTCGTAATCAGCAAGCAGAGCCTGAAAATAGAATGTTCCTGTAATATTCTTTATTGCCTGTTCCAAAAGAGCTATTCTCTCTTTAGGATCTTCGGTATCTTTCAGCATTGAGTCTAAAAGAAGACGTTCATTAAATGTAGAGGCTACTTCCGCCACAAAAATAGTATAGTCATGTGTTGCAAACGGCTGATTCTCGGCAGAATAAAGTGTATGAAGCGTATGTCCCAGTTCATGTCCCAGTGTAAACACACTGTCAAGTGTCTCATTATAGTTAAGAAGCATATAAGGATGAACTCCGTATACTCCGGCTGAATATGCTCCTGATCTTTTACCCTTTGTTTCAAAAACATCAAGCCATCCATGTCCCACTGCCTCTTTCAGCTTATTCTGATATTCCCCGCCAAGAGGAGCAACTGACTTCACTACAAGTCCTTTTGCTGTTTCATAGTCATATTCTTTATTAAAATCTATTAAATTAACGCTTCCGTCATATGTGTGATATTCTTTCAGATTTAATAATTTTTTTCTTAATTTTGCGTATCTCTTAAGAGGGGCCGACTCTTCCCTTGCTGTTTTTATAAGGTTAAGATAAACCTCTTTTGGTATATTATCCCCTTCAAGAAAACTATCCAGAAAAGAATCATATTTATATGCATTTTTTCTGGCTATATCTTTCTGAAGTATTGAATTATATATTGCCGCATATGTATTTTCTTTTTCCTTAAATGTCCCGTAATGGGCGTCAAATATCTTTTTTCTGTCTTCCTGATTCTTATTCTGGCTTAGCACTCTGCTGTAATTTCCATATGTTGACTCTATTTTTTCACCTGTAGATAATTCTACCACAGGCCATTTTACATCAGACACTGATAATTCAGTATAAATACTTCTTGGCGCTGACATAAACTGTGAATAGTATGATAAAAGCCGGTTTTCATTTTCGGGAAGAATGTGCTTTTCAAGTCTGAATAAATTTTCCAGACCAAATCTGAAATCAGAAAAAGACTCTTCTTTTGTCCAGCCCAGTACTTTGTCTTCACCTATTGAAATAGTTTCTGAATTAACCCATGAAAGATCAGTAGTTACCTTTGAAAATAAAAACTGTACTTTCTGAAGATTTTCCGTGGCATCTTTATCATATGCATTGACATCTCTCAGTAACTGCGGGTATCTGTAGAGCTTATATGACAGTTTATCCAGATCTTCCTGTTTTTTCAGAAATTCCAGAAATTTCTCCTTATCCTCAAGCTTTCCTTTGTATTCCGTTAACTCATTCAGCATTCCTTCTGCTTTTGTATAATCTTTCTGCCATAAATCCCAGCTTTTATAGATATCTGACAGGTTCCATTTATATTCCTGCGCTATTTCGTCTCTTGTTTCATATGTTTTTGCCATTGATATCTCCTCTCCGAATATTAAAAATATAAGTAAAAATATTGCACTATAATGCCTCTTGTACATTAATGCCTCCCTTTTTTATAAAAATTCATCTCTTGATTTTAGTATTATAAATATAACTATAGTAAATGGTATTATAAGCCATATCACTGATAAAAAAGCTGTTAGCGCTATTTTTAACACTGCTATAACCACTACCAGAAATAATGATAATAAAAAACTTGTAAGAAGCATTTTGGTATTATTTTTTCTTGGGTTTACTTCTCTCATATGATTCCTCCTAAAAATCAAAATACTTTTCTCTATTCCCTATCCCTATGTTTTTCAGTATTTTATCTGTATTGTCACTCCCCAGAGCTGTCCCGGCTGAATTATAGGCCTTTTTAAACTGTCCCTGTGAAAAGTGATAGTATAAAAACATTTTCTTATTCAGAGTACTGTTTTTATATAAATCTTCTATATTTTCAGTAAATGTTCCGAATATTCCCTTTAAATTTGATATTCCCAAAATCCATAAATCACACTTAAATATAT
Above is a window of Sebaldella sp. S0638 DNA encoding:
- the crr gene encoding PTS glucose transporter subunit IIA, giving the protein MGLFNLFKGKDDKKDFDGKIFAPLNGKIVPVEEVPDAVFAEKMVGDGIAIEPSGGDLILAPIDGKVEKIFDTNHAFSIVTDSGIELFVHFGIDTVQLEGKGFERLVEEGKTVKRGTPIIKYDYEFLKANAKTVITPVIISNIDEFAGLEKSSGDAIAGETKVLEVKFK
- a CDS encoding outer membrane beta-barrel protein; translation: MRKFLLVAGLLASAALYAEGNKVEVRAGFDLGSTFQHNYYDVSEDAKFSYELAVEYRKELPYNFELGAGLAYQDHGKLKSQSNYRGSYSYTTEGDLYDSIPLYVTGRYNFKNSTEITPYIKANVGYSFNMNDGTMKLKYNDGTQVDLDVEAKNGFYYGLGAGVTYKGFVADLSYQANFSDVDFKSNGTTVESSKADFSRVTLGLGYTFGF
- the pepF gene encoding oligoendopeptidase F — protein: MAKTYETRDEIAQEYKWNLSDIYKSWDLWQKDYTKAEGMLNELTEYKGKLEDKEKFLEFLKKQEDLDKLSYKLYRYPQLLRDVNAYDKDATENLQKVQFLFSKVTTDLSWVNSETISIGEDKVLGWTKEESFSDFRFGLENLFRLEKHILPENENRLLSYYSQFMSAPRSIYTELSVSDVKWPVVELSTGEKIESTYGNYSRVLSQNKNQEDRKKIFDAHYGTFKEKENTYAAIYNSILQKDIARKNAYKYDSFLDSFLEGDNIPKEVYLNLIKTAREESAPLKRYAKLRKKLLNLKEYHTYDGSVNLIDFNKEYDYETAKGLVVKSVAPLGGEYQNKLKEAVGHGWLDVFETKGKRSGAYSAGVYGVHPYMLLNYNETLDSVFTLGHELGHTLHTLYSAENQPFATHDYTIFVAEVASTFNERLLLDSMLKDTEDPKERIALLEQAIKNITGTFYFQALLADYEYQAHQLADEGKPITPDALDGIMKQLFKDYYGNEMAEDELLYSVWARIPHFYNSPFYVYQYATCFASSAILYDKIINEKNPKKKEEARQKYMELLSSGGNDFPMEQLKKAGVDLEKKETIKAVSKQLNVLLDKLEIEIKNLEKSN